A part of Bombus affinis isolate iyBomAffi1 chromosome 12, iyBomAffi1.2, whole genome shotgun sequence genomic DNA contains:
- the LOC126922699 gene encoding uncharacterized protein LOC126922699: MTEIKDEQDEAIRKEMKQKEKTGNRVPVQQFLNPAGIERNVTKKSAATLSTKAKFAKDEGSSSNQRLGSRLNEPVVGNEDKFLDADTNNEMILNPAKYILKVDTNSDPGAIDDFCDDIQYLDEKKEIAPDNVEPLYEELKKIYDWNEDETKVKPRIKGDQRMYHESYDKVDPIDRIAGEPFKDQVEPPQVRDDPTKTSVSSPNLSPLLLVYTGSGKSEIGERTYPAESSGRHESHAANVSRSNYFALKSTDDMFKGGSEQSNSTGEKLRGPSAIGTTGEWQTQKVSGVRNGGAKGKDAVSWSLTGQKQYIDTDSRSPYENRKYLESQVPRGWEHVQNIDRVKQTIVSSKDLHESFVEPLEWIDDFDKDIRVRLSRSLKTVDSNTLAYIESDTTKYEKSPVNGFIDRAPIENGTTLKTEDPTKVALVTHPPLDIQQLFQDDRRTKREVGTLYDTYDDDEDRRNRDSERMDYDLYSSDKEKASDNFQLLNSYDDTDDENQELFNSKDVEEYDYLDDDEDDYGGIVRNADSKRKEHAVKKKSYGKALKKRKKEDHAAKSNKNRRKRRHRKNKKMTTKKRSKKHKKGTSKNGNHHTNIKKSKITQDEEKAHNGGEEHHDRIKEEDVSDRVRFFKKCERYNKT; the protein is encoded by the exons ATGACGGAAATCAAGGACGAGCAAGACGAGGCGATACGAAAGGAGATGAAACAGAAGGAAAAAACGGGGAACAGAGTGCCGGTGCAGCAATTCCTTAATCCGGCTGGAATAGAAAGGAACGTAACGAAGAAATCAGCGGCGACGTTATCGACGAAAGCTAAATTCGCGAAAGACGAAGGATCCTCCAGCAACCAACGACTGGGATCAAG GTTAAACGAACCGGTGGTGGGAAACGAAGACAAGTTTTTAGACGCTGACACGAATAACGAAATGATACTAAATCCGGCAAAGTATATTCTCAAAGTGGATACAAATTCGGATCCCGGAGCAATCGACGATTTCTGCGATGATATCCAATATCTGGATGAAAA AAAAGAAATAGCGCCTGACAACGTGGAACCACTGTACGAAGagttaaaaaaaatatacgactggAACGAGGACGAGACAAAAGTAAAACCTCGAATAAAGGGAGATCAGAGGATGTATCACGAATCTTACGACAAAGTAGATCCCATCGATAGAATAGCGGGCGAACCGTTTAAAGATCAAGTCGAGCCTCCGCAAGTTCGCGATGATCCAACTAAAACATCCG TTTCCAGCCCCAACTTATCGCCTCTTTTGCTCGTTTACACTGGATCAGGGAAATCCGAAATTGGCGAAAGAACGTATCCAGCCGAATCATCTGGCCGGCATGAAAGCCACGCCGCGAACGTTTCCCGAAGTAATTATTTTGCTCTTAAAAGCACAGACGATATGTTTAAAGGCGGGTCGGAGCAAAGTAACAGCACCGGGGAAAAATTACGAGGACCTAGCGCTATCGGAACGACCGGTGAATGGCAAACACAAAAG GTGAGCGGAGTGAGAAACGGCGGGGCCAAAGGAAAAGATGCCGTGAGCTGGTCATTAACGGGCCAGAAGCAATATATTGACACAGATTCGCGTTCTCCTTACGAGAACCGTAAATATCTGGAATCACAGGTTCCACGTGGATGGGAGCACGTCCAAAATATAGATCGCGTGAAACAGACGATCGTTAGCTCTAAGGACCTGCATGAATCTTTTGTCGAACCCCTGGAATGGATCGACGATTTCGACAAAGACATAAGGGTCAGACTCAGCAGAAGCTTGAAAACCGTCGATTCGAATACCCTTGCATATATTGAATCTGATACAACGAAATATGAAAAGAGCCCGGTTAATGGTTTCATCGATAGGGCTCCGATTGAAAATGGAACGACGTTAAAGACTGAAGATCCCACCAAGGTTGCTCTCGTTACCCATCCGCCTTTAGATATTCAACAATTATTTCAAGATGATAGAAGAACGAAAAGGGAAGTTGGGACTCTTTATGATACGTATGACGATGACGAGGATCGACGTAATCGCGATTCCGAGAGAATGGACTATGATCTATATTCGAGCGATAAAGAAAAGGCGAGCGACAATTTTCAGCTATTAAACTCGTACGATGACACAGATGATGAGAATCAGGAGCTATTTAACTCGAAGGATGTTGAGGAGTATGACTATTTAGACGATGACGAGGACGATTACGGCGGCATTGTTAGAAACGCAGattcaaaaagaaaagaacatgcCGTTAAGAAGAAGAGTTATGGTAAAGCgttgaaaaaaaggaaaaaggaagatcATGCCGCCAAGTCGAATAAGAATCGCAGAAAACGAAGACATCGCAAGAACAAAAAGATgacaacaaagaaacgtagtaAAAAACATAAGAAAGGTACATCGAAGAATGGAAACCATCATACTAACATTAAAAAAAGCAAGATTACACAGGACGAAGAGAAAGCTCATAACGGAGGAGAGGAACATCACGATAGAATTAAAGAAGAAGATGTAAGTGATAGAGtgagattttttaaaaaatgcgAACGATATAACAAGACATAG
- the LOC126922784 gene encoding uncharacterized protein LOC126922784, which yields MTNSLDGDKEANTEAGSALIVRNQRAETKKNEATSLESLRETILELKRSLNETDKKRGENSKNLDTLSVKEKQSNKQEQKKRTAGGRNNYQKSENDDERNFGWWESLGAERLNLKKREPSTEDLDEKNAHLKVWRTKRTGVNNDDGNPKLFHRAGFGDPYLEEDTLKELHDRKRRSKGTPSDEKRHLNEAQDGNKSAADEKNSIKISKTSGCGVADASGKIESLSNDLQARNAFERESELTNNPADTAASDVSKAATDESKNTETGGNCEQSDLSRENQNAMENKLMKNKEKGESPEGNSLQTFESTANELQAASSTETSNQENVGSSKGEQVIKVFEPQRHLREDNERTKEVEETNDEHEESSPQVRRSAKDSGNINILVKSENKNLIEFSNADDDKKLPNGGQSPFLLNIVDVKKKTIVENEQKGGKSVSMLYNMKLHTSQVDKPVEGANKRDAEPRNDEVPVGSVVLDFRKNKLKEVPYEDTPASTNTMKERNVDEKRLENSADLDKGTEQSGVNEEGTRNWFGEAARNQMAMNVDHGAAEKCNDLGGKDKFTNAEGRFNDNKEKGDSVQGSNKEAESNGGNKEASNKKYREIFIMTNGMDDRIMNDKYGQRRILQYMEYSNDDVEDADANYSDKEEEENQHQAAAEKSDVVTRRKERAAYSDKKKDKVNLLIKEKIDKKKKPRQRKRRNPSVIEYYDYDSNLEQQDHESLSPTSEQQRSKNNYQDKSAIESDAGPGNHACTSPSKN from the exons atgacga atTCTTTGGACGGTGACAAAGAAGCAAACACGGAAGCGGGTAGCGCGTTGATCGTGAGAAATCAACGAGCCGAAACGAAGAAGAACGAGGCGACGTCGCTGGAATCTCTCAGAGAAACGATATTAGAACTAAAAAGAAGCCTGAATGAAACTGACAAAAAACGGGGCGAGAATTCCAAAAATTTGGATACTTTGAGTGTTAAAGAAAAGCAGAGCAACAAGCAGGAACAGAAGAAGCGAACTGCTGGTGGAAGAAACAACTACCAAAAAAGTGAAAACGACGACGAAA GAAACTTCGGCTGGTGGGAAAGTCTAGGAGCAGAAAGGTTGAATTTAAAAAAGCGTGAGCCAAGCACCGAGGATCTTGATGAGAAGAATGCTCATCTGAAAGTGTGGAGAACGAAGAGGACTGGAGTTAATAACGACGATGGTAACCCGAAACTCTTTCATAGAGCGGGGTTTGGGGACCCGTACCTTGAAGAGGACACGCTAAAAGAGCTTCATGACCGTAAAAGACGTAGCAAAGGAACGCCGTCAGATGAGAAACGTCATTTAAACGAAGCTCAGGATGGAAACAAGTCGGCAGCTGATGAGAAAAATTCCATAAAAATATCAAAGACATCTGGCTGCGGCGTCGCGGATGCTTCCGGTAAAATAGAATCTTTGTCGAATGATTTGCAAGCGAGGAACGCTTTCGAACGTGAGAGCGAATTAACGAATAATCCGGCAGATACCGCGGCTTCCGACGTCTCAAAGGCGGCCACGGATGAGAGTAAAAACACGGAAACAGGCGGAAATTGCGAACAATCGGATCTATCGCGGGAAAATCAGAACGCGATGGAAAACAAGTTGATGAAGAACAAAGAAAAGGGTGAAAGTCCCGAGGGAAATTCTTTGCAAACCTTCGAATCCACGGCGAATGAACTGCAGGCTGCTTCGTCTACCGAAACCTCGAATCAAGAAAATGTCGGCTCGAGCAAGGGAGAACAGGTGATCAAAGTCTTTGAACCTCAGAGGCATTTGCGCGAAGACAACGAACGGACAAAAGAAGTCGAAGAAACCAACGACGAGCACGAAGAATCGTCTCCGCAGGTGAGGAGGTCTGCCAAAGATTCAGGAAATATTAATATCCTGGTCAAGTCAGAAAACAAGAATCTGATCGAGTTCAGTAACGCGGATGACGATAAAAAATTACCGAACGGTGGTCAATCGCCGTTTCTGTTGAATATAGTTGACGTGAAGAAGAAGACGATCGTGGAGAACGAGCAGAAAGGTGGAAAATCGGTTTCGATGCTTTACAACATGAAGTTACACACGTCGCAGGTCGATAAGCCTGTCGAAGGTGCGAATAAACGAGATGCAGAGCCGAGAAACGACGAAGTTCCGGTTGGTAGCGTGGTGCTTGATTTTCGGAAGAATAAACTTAAGGAAGTGCCATACGAAGACACGCCCGCGTCTACGAACACGATGAAAGAAAGGAACGTGGATGAGAAACGACTTGAGAACTCTGCAGACCTCGACAAAGGAACGGAACAAAGCGGCGTCAATGAAGAAGGAACTCGAAACTGGTTCGGAGAGGCAGCTCGTAATCAGATGGCTATGAACGTCGATCACGGTGCAGCTGAGAAATGTAATGACCTAGGCGGAAAGGATAAATTTACGAACGCAGAGGGGCGGTTTAACGACAATAAAGAGAAGGGAGACTCCGTTCAGGGATCTAATAAGGAGGCAGAGTCGAACGGAGGGAATAAAGAAGCAAGCAATAAGAAATATAGAGAAATATTCATAATGACCAATGGAATGGACGATAGGATAATGAATGATAAATATGGTCAGAGAAGAATATTGCAGTATATGGAGTACTCTAACGACGATGTCGAAGATGCCGATGCGAATTACAGTGAcaaagaggaggaggaaaatCAACATCAGGCTGCTGCAG AAAAAAGCGACGTAGTAACACGAAGGAAAGAACGAGCAGCGTAcagcgacaaaaagaaagataaagTGAATCTGTTGATTAAAGAGAAAATCGACAAAAAGAAGAAACCTCGCCAGAGAAAAAGACGTAATCCGAGTGTAATTGAATACTACGATTACGATAGCAACCTCGAGCAGCAGGATCACGAATCGTTGTCACCGACAAGCGAGCAACAGCGAAGTAAAAACAATTATCAAGACAAGAGCGCCATCGAATCCGACGCGGGACCTGGTAATCACGCGTGCACTTCCCCATCGAAAAACTAA
- the LOC126922730 gene encoding uncharacterized protein LOC126922730: MRTIVFTVCPLDNRRRPSLLIYVILAVILPIHVSAEAQKNEHGNTYVNPGFSKNMEESKVSIVDGENKDSKAKSSEDQRDEESAKSTDENSPALNKFLQDVLKAQTDLKWIDQALRDVNREKDWKKNSQNVNKLREKRDSSENYETTRQLNRNTYRDENPLELYHRLRFDNDMTFKRNVDLDDVDAYEKGKKRKEVHLSPADDKETIDNQIRKNWSNTKDLCSLSDWLNSYKNSANEKDKFEDRWIHDYDAGRKNRLSTI; encoded by the exons ATGAGGACGATCGTGTTCACGGTTTGCCCGCTGGATAATCGTCGTCGTCCGTCGCTCTTAATTTACGTCATCTTGGCCGTCATCTTGCCGATCCACGTATCAGCCGAAGCTCAAAAGAACGAACACGGGAACACGTACGTGAACCCAGGATTCTCGAAGAACATGGAGGAATCGAAAGTTTCCATTGTCGACGGCGAGAACAAGGATTCGAAG GCGAAATCTAGCGAGGATCAGCGAGACGAAGAGTCGGCTAAATCCACAGACGAGAACAGTCCAGCATTAAATAAGTTCCTACAAGATGTTCTGAAGGCTCAAACCGATTTAAAGTGGATAGATCAAGCACTGCGTGATGTTAATCGCGAAAAGGATTGGAAGAA GAACAGTCAAAACGTTAATAAATTACGCGAGAAAAGAGACTCTAGCGAGAACTACGAAACTACACGGCAGTTGAATAGAAATACGTACAGAGATGAAAATCCTCTGGAACTTTACCACAGATTGCGTTTTGATAATGACATGACGTTCAAGAGGAACGTCGATCTCGATGACGTCGATGCGTATGAAAAGGG aaagaaaagaaaagaggttCATCTTTCTCCGGCCGATGACAAAGAAACGATAGACAATCAGATTCGGAAAAACTGGTCCAATACGAAGGATCTTTGTTCTCTGAGCGACTGGCTGAACTCGTACAAAAACTCAGCAAACGAAAAGGATAAATTTGAGGATCGATGGATCCACGATTACGACGCCGGTCGAAAAAATAGACTTAGTACGATCTAA